The Cystobacter ferrugineus genome includes a window with the following:
- a CDS encoding DUF4381 domain-containing protein, producing the protein MRALTLCAFLVVSPVAAQAQAPAPAAASAKLPEVEPSGMQARVQPERVLLGEPFVYEVVLTHPADHRYELDVPPDLGDFELLAQERTPPAAGKDPAVTVFRVRMSAFKLGMVTLPDLTFLVSTPEGPRRYVAPGRTLEVGSTLPEDAEAKGEDLRDIQPPTEVAVRSWTLVWAALGVIAAALLGYAAWRFFQKYRERRRAAVAPPLPLDVRTRRALDALRSENLPAQGRVKDFYFRLSEILRGYLGERYGFDALECTSSELMAQLRRLKAPGLPEDGLMRFISESDLVKYARAESSPDSCREALTFGYSLLDQTWPPPPPPEAAPVSHASGPRVP; encoded by the coding sequence ATGAGGGCGTTGACGCTCTGTGCGTTCCTGGTCGTCTCGCCCGTGGCCGCCCAGGCGCAGGCTCCGGCTCCCGCCGCGGCGAGCGCGAAGCTGCCCGAGGTGGAGCCCTCGGGGATGCAGGCCCGCGTGCAGCCCGAGCGCGTGCTCCTGGGCGAGCCCTTCGTCTACGAGGTGGTGCTCACCCATCCGGCGGACCACCGCTACGAGCTGGACGTGCCGCCGGACCTGGGGGACTTCGAGCTGCTGGCCCAGGAGCGCACGCCTCCCGCGGCGGGCAAGGACCCGGCGGTCACCGTGTTCCGGGTGCGCATGTCCGCCTTCAAGCTGGGCATGGTGACGCTGCCGGACCTGACCTTCCTCGTGTCCACGCCGGAGGGGCCGCGGCGCTACGTGGCTCCGGGCCGGACGCTGGAGGTGGGCTCCACGCTGCCCGAGGACGCCGAGGCCAAGGGCGAGGACCTCCGCGACATCCAGCCGCCCACCGAGGTGGCCGTCCGCTCGTGGACGCTGGTGTGGGCCGCCCTGGGAGTCATCGCCGCGGCGCTGCTGGGCTATGCCGCGTGGCGGTTCTTCCAGAAGTACCGGGAGCGGCGGCGCGCGGCGGTGGCTCCTCCGCTGCCCCTGGACGTGCGCACGCGCCGGGCCCTGGACGCCCTCCGGTCCGAGAACCTGCCCGCGCAGGGGCGGGTGAAGGACTTCTACTTCCGTCTGTCGGAGATCCTCCGCGGCTACCTGGGCGAGCGCTATGGCTTCGACGCGCTCGAGTGCACCAGCTCGGAGCTGATGGCGCAGTTGCGGCGTTTGAAGGCGCCCGGCCTGCCCGAAGATGGACTCATGCGCTTCATCTCCGAGTCGGACCTGGTGAAGTACGCCCGGGCCGAGTCCTCCCCGGATTCGTGCCGCGAGGCGCTGACGTTCGGCTACTCGCTGCTGGACCAGACCTGGCCCCCTCCTCCTCCGCCCGAAGCGGCTCCCGTGTCCCATGCTTCCGGACCTCGCGTTCCATAG
- a CDS encoding vWA domain-containing protein, which yields MLPDLAFHSPHYLWGLLLIPLLFVWSWWEKRRRAVLRFSAAHVFTRHPRGVRVYLLPLLPLLRAAAVAAALVALARPQTRDTRVRDLNVEGIDIVVALDLSTSMEAGDFRPQNRLHVAKEVLSEFISNRVNDRIGLVVFAGAAYTQAPLTLDYGVLKEVLRQLRTRVLEDGTAIGDALATALNRLRDSDAKSRVVVLITDGDNNAGKISPLDSAGMARSLHIPIYTILVGKGGKVPFPQGTDLFGNTVWRETEIPINPELLQDIADSTGGEYYRATDPEGLKQGLQKVLDSLERSKLMEGGASANYREDYHPYLLLAFGFAVLELFLRSTFLRVSP from the coding sequence ATGCTTCCGGACCTCGCGTTCCATAGCCCCCATTACCTGTGGGGGTTGCTCCTCATCCCCCTCCTGTTCGTCTGGAGCTGGTGGGAGAAGCGCCGCCGCGCCGTGCTGCGCTTCTCCGCGGCGCACGTGTTCACCCGGCACCCCCGGGGCGTGCGGGTGTACCTCCTGCCGCTCCTGCCCCTGCTGCGCGCCGCCGCGGTGGCCGCCGCCCTCGTCGCGCTCGCCCGGCCCCAGACGCGCGACACGCGCGTGCGGGACTTGAACGTGGAGGGCATCGACATCGTCGTCGCGCTCGACCTGTCCACCTCCATGGAGGCCGGTGACTTCCGCCCGCAGAACCGCCTGCACGTGGCCAAGGAGGTGCTCAGCGAGTTCATCTCCAACCGCGTCAATGACCGCATCGGCCTCGTGGTCTTCGCGGGCGCGGCCTACACGCAGGCGCCCCTGACGCTCGACTACGGCGTGCTCAAGGAGGTGCTGCGGCAGTTGCGCACGCGCGTGCTGGAGGACGGCACGGCCATTGGCGACGCGCTGGCCACGGCGCTCAACCGCCTGCGCGACTCGGACGCCAAGAGCCGCGTGGTGGTGCTCATCACCGACGGTGACAACAACGCGGGGAAGATCTCCCCGCTGGACTCGGCGGGCATGGCCAGGTCCCTGCACATCCCCATCTACACCATCCTCGTGGGCAAGGGCGGCAAGGTGCCCTTTCCCCAGGGCACGGACCTGTTCGGCAACACCGTGTGGCGCGAGACGGAGATCCCCATCAACCCGGAGCTGCTCCAGGACATCGCCGACTCCACCGGTGGCGAGTACTACCGCGCCACGGATCCCGAGGGCCTCAAGCAGGGCCTGCAGAAGGTGCTCGACTCGCTCGAGCGCTCCAAGTTGATGGAGGGCGGTGCCTCGGCCAACTACCGCGAGGACTACCACCCGTACCTGCTGTTGGCCTTTGGCTTCGCCGTGCTGGAACTCTTCCTGCGCTCCACCTTCCTGCGGGTGTCGCCGTGA
- a CDS encoding VWA domain-containing protein: MNLMEPWRFKFLGYQMGLARPAFLALCVAGALVGALALWLALRRRSRVRAFITERLVDKLAPGTSRWLPATQAGLQGLGLMLFGLALAQPQCGTTSELAKRRGIDVVVALDASKSMLARDVQPSRLERARLELTTLLDELKGDRVGLVAFAGDAFIQSPLTSDYSAVKLFLRAVDPEQMPQGGSNIGEALLLARQVLENADRGSKERVVVLLSDGEDLTGEVDEAVAALKEAHVQVLTVGVGSEQGEPIPVYNRRGEFVDYKKDSSGETVITRMDRAGLAAIAEATGGEFFYQPRGVAMAQVLERVEKMQKSELESRVTVRYDERFQVFALPGLVLLVLGMVLPSSWRRRSA, encoded by the coding sequence GTGAACCTGATGGAACCCTGGCGTTTCAAGTTCCTGGGCTACCAGATGGGGCTCGCCAGGCCCGCCTTCCTCGCGCTGTGCGTGGCGGGCGCGCTGGTGGGGGCCCTGGCCCTGTGGCTGGCGCTGCGCCGGCGCTCGCGCGTGCGTGCGTTCATCACCGAGCGGCTGGTGGACAAGCTGGCCCCGGGCACCTCGCGCTGGCTGCCGGCCACGCAGGCGGGGCTCCAGGGCCTGGGGTTGATGCTCTTCGGACTCGCCCTCGCCCAGCCCCAGTGTGGCACCACGAGCGAGCTGGCCAAGCGGCGCGGCATCGACGTGGTGGTGGCGCTGGATGCGTCCAAGTCCATGCTCGCGCGCGACGTGCAGCCCAGCCGCCTCGAGCGCGCCCGGCTGGAGCTCACCACGCTCCTGGACGAGCTGAAGGGAGACCGGGTGGGGCTCGTGGCCTTCGCGGGAGATGCCTTCATCCAGTCGCCGCTCACCTCGGACTACTCGGCGGTGAAGCTGTTCCTGCGCGCGGTGGATCCAGAGCAGATGCCCCAGGGAGGCAGCAACATCGGCGAGGCGCTCCTGCTGGCGCGCCAGGTGCTGGAGAACGCGGACCGCGGCTCCAAGGAGCGCGTGGTGGTGTTGCTGTCGGACGGCGAGGACCTGACGGGCGAGGTGGACGAGGCGGTGGCCGCGCTCAAGGAGGCGCACGTGCAGGTGCTCACCGTGGGCGTGGGCTCGGAGCAGGGCGAGCCCATCCCCGTGTACAACCGCCGGGGCGAGTTCGTGGACTACAAGAAGGACAGCAGCGGCGAGACGGTCATCACGCGCATGGATCGCGCGGGCCTGGCGGCCATCGCCGAGGCCACGGGGGGCGAGTTCTTCTACCAGCCGCGTGGCGTGGCCATGGCCCAGGTGCTGGAGCGTGTCGAGAAGATGCAGAAGAGCGAGTTGGAGAGCCGGGTCACCGTCCGCTACGACGAGCGCTTCCAGGTGTTCGCCCTGCCGGGGCTCGTCCTGCTGGTGCTGGGCATGGTGCTGCCCTCGTCCTGGCGCCGGAGGTCCGCATGA
- a CDS encoding tetratricopeptide repeat protein, with protein MSRTFQGGRARAWAWLCLGLLLPLLPTSAGAAGLLEKEHPLIQQGRQAYDAGRYEDALSAFDQAKKERPNDPAVDFNRGDALTKLGRYDEAKQAFQGVAEANSRPDLRQKATYNLGNVHAALGDSREALKAYRRALTLDPTDAQARHNYEVLLRNLPPPQKGGGDGGTDGGQDGGSDGGQDGGRPDAGQPDGGTDGGQDGGTDGGSDAGQDGGSDGGEDGGAGDSGTPDAGPGDAGPGDGGPQDGGGDGGEPGDGGEGGDGGQQGDGGQSEDAQESDAGSPGEFDELDGGVSAEEIDRQEAERLLDAMKQNEKNLQLWRFQQKKRPRNPNEKDW; from the coding sequence ATGAGCCGGACCTTCCAGGGCGGACGCGCGAGGGCCTGGGCCTGGCTCTGCCTGGGGCTGCTCCTGCCCTTGCTGCCCACCTCCGCGGGGGCCGCGGGACTGCTGGAGAAGGAGCACCCGCTCATTCAGCAGGGCCGCCAGGCGTATGACGCCGGGCGGTACGAGGACGCGCTGTCCGCCTTCGATCAGGCGAAGAAGGAGCGGCCGAACGATCCGGCGGTGGACTTCAACCGGGGCGACGCGCTGACGAAGCTGGGCCGCTATGACGAGGCGAAGCAGGCCTTCCAGGGCGTGGCCGAGGCCAACAGCCGGCCGGATTTGCGGCAGAAGGCCACGTACAACCTGGGCAACGTCCACGCGGCCCTGGGGGATTCGCGCGAGGCCCTGAAGGCCTATCGCCGCGCGCTCACCCTGGACCCCACGGATGCCCAGGCCCGGCACAACTACGAGGTGCTGCTGCGCAACCTGCCGCCTCCCCAGAAGGGTGGGGGTGATGGCGGCACGGATGGTGGCCAGGATGGTGGCTCGGACGGAGGCCAGGATGGCGGCCGTCCCGACGCGGGCCAGCCGGATGGAGGCACCGATGGTGGCCAGGATGGTGGAACCGATGGCGGCTCCGACGCGGGGCAGGACGGGGGCTCGGACGGAGGCGAGGACGGGGGCGCGGGCGATTCCGGCACGCCCGACGCGGGTCCAGGAGACGCGGGCCCGGGCGATGGCGGTCCCCAGGACGGGGGCGGGGATGGCGGCGAGCCCGGGGATGGCGGGGAGGGGGGCGATGGCGGCCAGCAAGGAGATGGAGGCCAGTCGGAGGATGCCCAGGAGTCGGACGCGGGTTCTCCGGGGGAGTTCGACGAGCTGGATGGTGGGGTGAGCGCCGAGGAGATCGACCGGCAGGAGGCCGAGCGCCTGCTGGATGCGATGAAGCAGAACGAGAAGAATCTCCAGTTGTGGCGCTTCCAGCAGAAGAAGCGGCCGAGGAATCCCAATGAGAAGGATTGGTAG
- a CDS encoding BatD family protein: MRRIGSGHAALAAIALLFAALPAWAEVEFYQTVDRTEVGTEDVFQLTVVVVDPPDNAQVQFPAPEDFEVLSSSQSTQRSIQMSGGGPPVIQTVRKHVLMMRAQRAGNLTLPPAVLSAGGRTWRTDSIKMTVRKGRVSPPAGQAQSGRQRMPDPFRNFPPFGGMPDPFADEEEEEDSRGGIQEDVRIPRGDSDLFVRATLDKKQAYVGEQVTLSLYIYSRVDLSSVDSVTMPKLEGFWSEDVESPTQLTGEQRIVNGIPYRTYLLRRRALFPMKTGTLPITPAEADITTGMLFVGHRVHRVSNPLEVEVKPLPPGGPKGMSTAQVGDWKLSVETSQQRVELGQPVTVKVILEGSGNVKNITPPRLEAPPAFKVYDPTTTDKMLPNKLRVQGRRTQEYLVMPQRTGTFTLPALEFPYFDPKTGRYEVSRTEPVEIVVDPGVGGTASAQTGSPTSMADAAAEPKNVLTAGGLRPLRYQARFEAPSAAVWQRSFFLPAVLAPVGLMLALGLGGLLRGRLSGQDEGSRSRQRARAARKQLAAAEKLRAGNSSAFYGEVEKALLNFLAARLRVPVGGLTRDALDAKLTEAGVEEARRQRVRFVLEACDTGRFAPGAEPAARERILDDAAAVMEGWDK, encoded by the coding sequence ATGAGAAGGATTGGTAGCGGCCACGCGGCGCTGGCCGCCATCGCCCTGCTCTTCGCGGCGTTGCCCGCGTGGGCGGAGGTCGAGTTCTACCAGACGGTGGATCGCACCGAGGTGGGCACGGAGGACGTGTTCCAGCTCACCGTGGTGGTGGTGGATCCGCCGGACAACGCCCAGGTGCAGTTCCCCGCGCCCGAGGACTTCGAGGTGCTGTCGTCCTCGCAGAGCACCCAGCGCTCCATCCAGATGAGCGGGGGTGGACCGCCCGTCATCCAGACGGTGCGCAAGCACGTGTTGATGATGCGCGCCCAGCGCGCGGGCAACCTCACGCTTCCTCCCGCCGTGCTCTCCGCCGGCGGCCGCACCTGGCGCACCGACTCCATCAAGATGACGGTGCGCAAGGGCCGCGTCTCTCCTCCCGCGGGCCAGGCCCAGTCCGGACGCCAGCGGATGCCGGACCCGTTCCGCAACTTCCCGCCCTTTGGCGGCATGCCGGACCCGTTCGCCGACGAGGAGGAGGAAGAGGATTCGCGCGGCGGCATCCAGGAGGACGTGCGCATTCCCCGCGGGGACTCGGATCTGTTCGTGCGCGCCACGCTCGACAAGAAGCAGGCGTACGTGGGCGAGCAGGTGACGCTGTCGCTCTACATCTACTCGCGCGTGGACCTGTCCAGCGTGGACTCGGTGACCATGCCCAAGCTGGAGGGCTTCTGGAGCGAGGACGTGGAGAGCCCCACGCAGCTCACGGGCGAGCAGCGCATCGTCAACGGCATCCCCTACCGCACCTACCTGCTGCGCCGGCGCGCGCTCTTCCCCATGAAGACCGGCACGCTGCCCATCACCCCCGCCGAGGCGGACATCACCACGGGCATGCTCTTCGTGGGGCACCGCGTGCACCGCGTGTCCAACCCCCTGGAGGTGGAGGTGAAGCCGCTTCCCCCGGGAGGGCCCAAGGGCATGTCGACGGCCCAGGTGGGTGACTGGAAGCTGTCCGTGGAGACCTCGCAGCAGCGCGTGGAACTGGGCCAGCCGGTGACGGTGAAGGTCATCCTCGAGGGCTCGGGCAACGTGAAGAACATCACGCCGCCCCGCCTGGAGGCCCCGCCCGCGTTCAAGGTGTACGACCCGACCACCACCGACAAGATGCTCCCCAACAAGCTGCGCGTTCAGGGGCGCCGCACCCAGGAGTACCTGGTGATGCCGCAGCGCACGGGCACCTTCACGCTGCCCGCGCTGGAGTTCCCCTACTTCGATCCGAAGACGGGCCGCTACGAGGTGTCACGCACCGAGCCGGTGGAGATCGTGGTGGATCCCGGCGTGGGGGGCACGGCGTCCGCGCAGACGGGCTCGCCCACGTCCATGGCGGATGCGGCGGCCGAGCCCAAGAACGTCCTCACCGCGGGCGGCCTGCGTCCGCTGCGCTATCAGGCGCGCTTCGAGGCTCCCTCGGCCGCCGTGTGGCAGCGGTCCTTCTTCCTCCCGGCGGTGCTCGCGCCCGTGGGGCTGATGCTCGCCCTGGGACTCGGAGGGCTGCTGCGCGGGCGGTTGTCGGGACAGGACGAGGGTAGCCGCAGCCGGCAGCGGGCCCGGGCGGCGCGCAAGCAACTGGCCGCAGCGGAGAAGCTGCGCGCGGGCAACTCCAGCGCCTTCTACGGCGAGGTGGAGAAGGCGCTGCTCAACTTCCTGGCGGCCCGGTTGCGCGTCCCCGTGGGCGGTCTCACCCGCGACGCATTGGACGCGAAGCTGACCGAGGCCGGCGTGGAGGAGGCGCGCCGCCAGCGGGTGCGCTTCGTGCTGGAGGCTTGTGATACCGGCCGCTTCGCTCCTGGCGCCGAGCCGGCCGCTCGCGAGCGCATCCTGGATGACGCCGCGGCCGTGATGGAGGGGTGGGACAAGTGA
- a CDS encoding tetratricopeptide repeat protein, with product MNAVAAMLVATLLGQGYYSSEEAQGLFQQANEAYYRSDYAAARAGYEKLLERGFGGPDLQYNLGTTYLAQDDLGRAVLAFERARRAGGDGPDLEANLALARARQLDKVVGSEPEESFLQRVVAATSGNGVAWGFLAAWVTGFVLLILFRLLRPGRRAWAAVLGGLFLVLSLPAGALLAAHVWVQENLHEAIVIAPTLRAREFPREEAKVSFEVHPGLKVRVMEDTGRYVRIRLPNGLEGWAEREGVAEI from the coding sequence GTGAACGCCGTCGCCGCCATGCTCGTGGCCACGCTGCTGGGCCAGGGCTATTACTCGTCCGAGGAGGCCCAGGGCCTCTTCCAGCAGGCCAACGAGGCCTATTACCGGAGCGACTACGCCGCCGCGCGCGCGGGCTACGAGAAGCTGCTCGAGCGGGGCTTCGGGGGGCCGGATCTCCAGTACAACCTGGGCACCACCTATCTGGCGCAGGATGACCTGGGGCGCGCGGTGCTCGCCTTCGAGCGCGCGCGCCGGGCGGGGGGAGACGGGCCGGATCTCGAGGCCAATCTGGCGCTCGCCCGTGCGCGTCAGCTCGACAAGGTGGTGGGGAGTGAGCCCGAGGAGTCCTTCCTCCAGCGCGTGGTCGCCGCCACCAGCGGCAACGGGGTGGCGTGGGGGTTCCTCGCCGCGTGGGTGACGGGCTTCGTGCTGCTCATCCTCTTCCGGCTGCTGCGTCCGGGCCGGCGGGCCTGGGCGGCCGTGCTCGGAGGCCTGTTCCTGGTGCTGTCTCTCCCCGCGGGCGCGCTGCTGGCCGCGCACGTCTGGGTGCAGGAGAACCTGCACGAGGCCATCGTCATCGCACCCACGCTGCGCGCGCGCGAGTTCCCCCGGGAAGAGGCCAAGGTGTCCTTCGAGGTCCACCCGGGTCTCAAGGTCCGGGTGATGGAGGACACGGGCCGTTACGTGCGCATCCGCCTGCCCAACGGCCTGGAGGGATGGGCCGAGCGCGAGGGCGTGGCGGAGATTTGA
- a CDS encoding DUF504 domain-containing protein, whose translation MFPDRCQTSREMYHRIRWDPRLDPSEFVIGYDAHGERLEEMPFAAFIPDGEIPWHRVWYFRRGHERVWDRRERIERKRSGGDVQGVPALGPTG comes from the coding sequence ATGTTCCCGGACAGATGTCAGACCAGCCGCGAGATGTACCACCGCATCCGGTGGGATCCGCGGCTCGACCCCAGTGAGTTCGTCATCGGCTACGACGCACATGGCGAGCGGCTGGAGGAGATGCCCTTCGCGGCGTTCATCCCGGATGGGGAGATTCCCTGGCATCGCGTCTGGTACTTCCGGCGCGGGCACGAGCGGGTCTGGGACCGCCGCGAACGCATCGAGCGCAAGCGCTCGGGCGGTGACGTCCAGGGAGTTCCCGCGCTCGGGCCCACGGGGTGA